One Silene latifolia isolate original U9 population chromosome 4, ASM4854445v1, whole genome shotgun sequence DNA segment encodes these proteins:
- the LOC141651277 gene encoding uncharacterized protein LOC141651277 — MTKIGRDSDRGKGGESTLDKMTIPLLSPLFLHPSDSPSLKLTQTIFNGDNYDLWAYAVRNGLDAKNKLGFVDGTVAKPDGSEDSNYEVVAWRQCNAMVKAWLRNVIDEKLHPSITFSATILEIWKELKERYSAGNAPRVHQLKSELTECRQGNRSVVDYYTHLKSIWDELANYSRVPTCTCGAAAALAKEKEEEKVHQFIMGLNTALYDRLRSNLVMEDNLTSLSRAYALVLREERHKAVTRVREEQAEVAMAARTGGGRGKGASSAEES; from the coding sequence ATGACGAAAATCGGAAGAGATTCTGATAGAGGAAAGGGTGGCGAAAGTACCTTAGACAAGATGACAATACCGCTTTTGTCGCCTCTTTTCCTTCATCCCTCCGACAGTCCGAGTCTCAAATTGACTCAAACCATTTTTAATGGAGACAATTACGACCTCTGGGCTTACGCGGTACGCAACGGACTTGATGCCAAGAATAAGTTAGGGTTCGTTGACGGTACCGTCGCAAAACCTGACGGGTCAGAAGATAGTAATTATGAAGTCGTGGCATGGCGTCAATGCAACGCGATGGTGAAGGCTTGGCTCCGCAACGTGATAGACGAGAAATTGCATCCAAGTATCACCTTCTCGGCCACAATACTCGAAATTTGGAAAGAGTTGAAGGAACGCTATTCCGCAGGGAATGCCCCTCGTGTTCATCAACTCAAAAGTGAATTGACGGAATGTCGTCAAGGGAATCGTTCTGTCGTGGATTACTATACTCATCTCAAATCCATATGGGATGAGTTAGCGAATTACAGCCGTGTACCAACTTGCACCTGCGGTGCCGCCGCTGCCCTTGccaaagagaaagaagaagagaaagtGCATCAATTCATTATGGGACTCAATACCGCTTTGTATGACCGTCTTCGTTCCAATTTGGTAATGGAGGATAATCTCACCTCCTTAAGTCGGGCCTATGCTCTCGTTCTAAGGGAAGAGCGGCACAAAGCGGTTACTCGGGTCCGTGAAGAACAGGCTGAAGTAGCCATGGCAGCTCGCACTGGTGGTGGTCGTGGCAAAGGGGCTTCTTCGGCAGAGGAATCATAG